gACCTGGCTTAGTGCAGAATGTTTCCCTCCAAAATCAAACCTGACCACTGTCCATCTCAGTCCAGTGTTTTGCCAGAATTAAAACTTGAGCTtggattttgtttatttatttgtttctttaaagTTGTATCATTTGTACAAGTTGCCTGAGTCCTCCATTCCAGTCATTCATCCTCCTCCACCCAGCTCCTCCAACCTCTCCAGTACTGATCTCCTTAGCACTTGTAGCTCCATTGGGGTGAATCCCATCTGGAGAGTTTGGTGCTCAGGATACTGATTTGTCCCTGTGTTGCCTGGAGAGCCATTCCTAGCTTGGGTGAGGagggaaagctgctgctgagagcGCTCAGGCACCAGCTGTCCCTCCTGgcacatggagctgctggaaaaggAGGTGCTGGATCTGTCCTGCCCATCCTCCCTAGGGATGGCAACATCCTAAACGCACTGTACTGAAGGGGCATTGCACCCCTTAAATGCCAGTCTCATTTTGTTAGTGATATTTGTAGGAAATCCTTAAATATTTATCTGTATATAAATTTATGTAAGACCTCAGTGGCATCCCATAGGGTGTCAGTTTTTGCTGGTCCCATGCAGTGATGTTTTAGAGCCATGTTCCTTTTTTAGTCTTCTTTTTAGATTTGTAGTCTTTTAAAACTGCTTTAGATATTAGCACTCCTAGTGTTCCTAAAGTGGGATCCTCTTGGAGGTGTGGAGGGGCAGAACTGAGGAGGAGGGCTTGGGCATGGCACAGAAACACCcagtcctgcagcagggctgtggtcGGGGGAGTGCTGCTCTCCAAACCCTTCCTGTCAGCCTGGAAACACCTCACACAGGTGTAACCAGGGCAGGAGCCTGACAGAAAAACTATTCCTGTCCCATCTGTGAGGCAGTTTAGTGGTGTGGAGGGACACCTGTGCACTCTGAGGGGCTGTTCCAGAGCATTTGTACCACACACTCCTTGAGAGAGGCACCTGCTTCTCTCAACGACTTCATGCCCTTCCTCTGGTGCCCTTTGGTATTTTGCCAAGTTCTGGATAATGTAGGAAATTTATGCTGCAGGTTTTTTGTACCCGGTGCGCCTGTATCTTGGCATCATGTTTAACAGGTCACTCTGGCAGGGTGGTCGGGGCAGTTTGCAGCCCCCACCTCGTGTCAGTAATTCCGAATGGTGTTTGAATGCATTAATCTTGGAGCACTGAACCGTAACCCCCCAGTTATAGTTTGTAGTGTCAGGTCGATATAAACTTCACATGCTTCAGCATCTGGTGCTGCTTCTCTGTATTCTAGTGGAGATCATCTAGTTTGTAGTGTCTCATTGCACCAACAGCTGCTTAAAATCTCTCGAAAGAATCGTAGCCAGTAGCTCACCAGGTGGCAGGAAATTTGTCAGTGTTCAGCTCCCGCAAGATCCATGGTCCCCTCCACGAGCTGCCTTTGGAGGCTTTCTGGGACTGTCTGGGACTCAGCAAGACTGCAATTCCTGTGTTCTTCCAAGAAGACACTTCCTTTACGAGGAGAAGCCGCGGGAGGGAAGCTGGCTGTCTGATGTTTGCACAAGCCAAATGCCAGAAATCTGGAAGATGAACTTTCATTATGCCAATGTTACATGCACAGTTCATTTTGGTGTTAAAAGGATAGATGCTGGGAATTTCTGGtggttatatatatatatgtatgtatatgtatagAGGAAGCTCTTATATAAACTGGCTGTTCATTCCCGAGTGCCGTTGTCTTCTCTGCTCCCTCTCCGAGCCCTGTGGGTGTTCTCTTGCAGTCTGTGAGCGGTTGCTTGTCAAACCATTCCAAAAATTTAACAATCTACTTGAATTCCATGAGCTGCCCcttgtcccagctcctctggctggaacagagctctgcctgctccagctgtccTTAGGAGGAGAGAAgggagagctggcagagggcacagaggcagctctggagtGACTGGAACTTGTGCAGCTGGCACGTGGGGTGTTTAGATGTGGTTAATGTGCTCATCACTGAAGCTGTGATAGAACACacggatttgggttttttccctagCTTTCACCACGTTGGACTCCCCAGAGCGGGGCTGGGTGAGCTCACAGAGCAAGGTCCACCCCGTGCTGAGGGCGTGGGCTGCAGCATCacgtgtgtgtatgtatgtatatatgcacatatgtatatatttatacaaCAGGTGTGCACCTTGGGTTTTTCTTTGGTGGTAAAAACGTGAGATTTGGCTCCAAGTAGTGCTCTGAACTCAGCCAGACAGGGGGAAGGTATGAGTTTTATGTGGCCACAAATTTGTGCTTCTTTGCTCTCAGCTGCaggaaaacccaaaccccacctgtGGGGTTGAGGGACTGGTGAGGACATGATGAAGGAGCCTGTTGTATAAATAAATGGGTCCTAGGAGCAGGAGAAGCATCTCCTGCTCCCCACACCCTGCTCGGGGAGTTCCCACACGAGCAGCATGGGCTTTGCACGGCTGGGCGCTGTCCCTCCTCTGGCAGGGTGGTTCCTAAGGACTTGGAGTTACTGAAACTCCTACACCTGAAGCTGGCAGTGATCCATGTGAAGGCACAATGGTTGTGGCTGATGCACATGTGAGTCCCACCACGTCCCCTCTAGCCATGCTGGATGAAGTCACCACCACCCTCCTCCTCAGGCTGTTCCTGCCAGGGGCTGTTCCTGCCACGCAGCACACCAGGGGTTCCTGCTTCACGGCAGAAATGGGGCAATTCTGGGAGATTTGTACTGCTGGCACCGCTGAAGTTCTGTTTGTGACCATCACGGCTGATGAACTCCAAGTTTGCCAGTTCCAAACGTGCTGTTTCTGTGCTGGATGCTGAGCTGATTGCTGtcattccttcctccctctcatCCCACCGTTGCCTGCCTTGCTGGGGCAGGGTGTGGATGGGTCAGTTGCTGTCACTGCTGACATCCCAGGCAGTTTATGTTCATTTTGCATGTGAGAAAGGCCCTGAACTGTGTAATTCCTCTTGGGGTTTGGTTTCCTGGCCCCTTTATGgagccagagggagctgaggatGCCGGGAGAGACGCGCCTGcatttgcactgcacttcaACTCGGGCGGGGGTGGGGGATAGAGGGAGcccatctttaaaaaaagaaaaaaatagtaaaaaaaaccccaaaccaaacccaccaCAATCGAAGTATAAATGCATCTGAGAAGCAATTATAATATAGACATATATCTATTTTGTTATGTTACTAAAGGACCATACTTTGAGTTGTCTGTAAGTAGACGTGGCTGTCTGAACTTCGTGGATTGTAACACTCGATACTACTGAGCTCCTGTACATACCCGCGGCGACGGCAGaaggaattattttctgttttagcATGGTAATTTGTGTCTTGTATGTCCGAATATAAACTAAAATAAAGATTGCTAAGTTATCGGAAACCACTGttgtaaaataaatgttttcaatGCAGAAATGCCCATcggatttttctttctttatttgcATGCTGGAACTCAGCACAGGAGGGAGAGGCTGTGGGACAgggtggggctggctgggaagtgggagaggtcacccagccctgggatgggcactgggtgcagggtctctggggcaggaacTGTAGCCAGTCCCCTGTATCCCTCCTGCACCCACTGTGGGGTCTGGGCTGGTTTTGAGCCTTAAAGTCCAAAGATCTTCATGTGATGCTGGACCCTGGCAGGTATTTGGGGTGTAAATGCAGGTTAGAGTTGTTGGTGGGGAGGGAATTGTACACAGGGCTGAGGGAGGCAACAGGGGCTGTGTCTGCAGTAAAAATACCCTTTTCTGGAGAAACTCAGGTTATTGACACTGGGTTTGCTCCTGCTGTTGCTGGTGAAGAGAACAAAGATGAGTGGGAGATGTGCTGAAGGAGCTCCGAGACTGACCCAAGCCAAGGTGGGGACCAAGGCAGCACAAATCTGTCCTGCCCCCAAGGCTGTGGTGactgtggggctgtgcctgctgcaggtgccaccagcagctgttCTGACCCTGGGGTTGTTCATTTTGGAAAGGTGAGTTCCATTTTGATGGAGGCGCGCACTAAATTGTGTTTTAACCTGGGTTggcaggttggacagggctttaAGCAGCCTGATGTAgagggaggtgtccctgcctgtcacCCATGTTGCCCTGGCAACACCAAAAGCTGCTGGGGCCGAGCAGCCCCTCCGGAGAGGCAGGAGTGGAGTGCAGGGTCAGGCCAGGCTGGGTTCAAAGCTGAGACCAAGCTGCTCAACTCGGGCACGTGCTCCTCACCACTTCCCTGCCTCCTTAGCACAGTCTGATCTTTACTGTGAtttctgtcccagccccacaAGTCTGctccctcactgtcccctctcTGATGTCTCCAGGGTGCCAGAGGTCCTGtccagccctgtgcccaccGCAATCACCCTAGGCTGGGATGGCCGAGCTGGCCCGGGGGAAGGATGCTGGCTCCTTCCCTGGTCTGCAGAGTGCAGGGCCCTGGGACAATTTTCCTCCTTCCACCACAGCTGTCAGTGCCTGAGAGCCTTCCCAAACCTAGTTCAGCCCCGGCAAGCCTGGCAGTGCACTGTGCACAGCTTGGGGTGGGAATGGCTGCTCCGAGCTCGGGGCTGTGATTGCAGGAGGGGATTGAGCTGAGGGGGGGCTCCGTGCCCCAGAGAGGACACAGCCTGGGGAGGGACGGGGCCTCTGGGGGGGCTGCAATGCTCTTGCTGCCAATGTTTTTTACACAGATGCTCACCTTCCTCCAAGAACCGCCAAGCTCAGGTGTCACTAAGCCTTGTCCCAAATCCCCAGCTGTGACACAAAAAGGTGCAGACTTGCTGTgaagctggggagcagcagcgtTTGGAGCCATTCGCAGGGATACTGGAGAAGCCCTGGCCGGGTCTCCGGGTGCAGCTTCCAGCcggggtggcactgcctgcaccatTCAGAGCTCTTTATGAAGATGTTTTTTTCACCCAAGGAAACGCCTGGGATTGCTCCAGTGGTTTTGGGGAGACCTGGTTTGGGTCCACAGGTTTATGAGCGTGGGAAAGCAtaaaagcacagcagcagggcaggtaCGACTGTGACTTTAATGCACAACAGTGACACGCGGGACGCAGTGACAGGAACACTGCCAGGCAAGGTGGGGACTCCCTGGGCACGGctgcagcccacagcatcccccCCGGTCTCCGCTCTGCCGTGGTGTCTCGTTACGGGGTCGGTCTCCTTCATTCCCCCACCTCCGACGACCCTCCCTCATTTCCCTATACTCTGCAGCAAGAGCTTATTGCTGAGCGCCTTCTGGGCCAGTCTTTCCTCCCGGGACATTTCCAGGAACTCGCGCAGGAGGTGGAAGGTGAGATCCAACGAGTTGGGTTTTCCGTCCCGCCTCTTGCCGGTCTGCAGCGCCCGCCGGGCTCGGGGGGCCGGGGCGAGCTCTGCCCCGTGGAACAGGCACAGTCTTTGGGGCAGGGGCTCGGCGGCGGGGACCGGGGCTCTCGGGGCTCCCATCCAGGGCTCCCAGGTGAGTTGGGGGGCCAGAGTCAGCCTGCGGGACGGACCGCGGGGCCACTGCAGCGGGGAGCAGGTCTCCGAGGGCAGGAAGAGCAGGACGAGGACGGAGGCGGCTGAAATCATCCTGACCCGCATCGCAGCCACTCCGGGGCCAGAGCCTGCAAGAGCagcccccccccaccccggaCCCCCACATCCCCCGGCTGCGGTCAGGGGTCACTCGAGGGGCTGCACCCCGTTGGCGaccccctccccagggatgaaATTCCCTGGAGATGAAGCCCCCCGGGACGGTATCCCCACCCCCGCCGATGGGAATCCCCCCCCGTCCCTGAGACAGGACCCTTCTGGGGATGGGACACCCCGCGGGCTGGGAGCGCGACACCCCTTCTCCCGGGAAGGGACACCCCCCCGGGCATGAGACACCCTCGGCTCGGCACGGCAGGGCACGGGACCCTCCAGGACCTGGGACCCCCAGCGAGGGGACACCCCCCTATCCCGGGACAGGACCCTCCTCTCCCCGGGACCAGACACCCCCAGGCCCGGGGTCCCCTCCCTGTGCCGGGGCTCTCGGGGGTGGCGGTGGCCGTCCCGGTGCCCGTGCGCGCCTCACCGCTCTCGGCGCTCCGCTGGCTCCGCGCCTCCCGCAGGACGcgccgctccgcgccccgcGCTATATAGGGGCGGGCAGCCACGTGATGGGAGCGGGGACGGGATCTGTCCGCGGTGCTGAACGGGGGGAGAGCGGGGGGACACGGCACGGGCCGGGGGACCCGCGGGGGTGACAGTCTGGGGGAGCACGGGAGGGGGAGAGTCCGgcggggggacactgggggttCACGGGCATGCGAGTCCGGGGGTGCGGGGGTGAGGGAGGGGGAGAGTttttggggggctgtggggtgcGAGGGGCGTGCAGGGTGGGTGTGCAAGAGGGCACGAATGTGTGCAGGGGCGTTTCTCCGTGTGTGGTGGGTTTGGGGGCTGAAGaggtgagggggagctggggggtgGGAGGGGTGTGAGGTGAGTGTGAGTTCGTGAGTGGGCTCTCAAAACAGACCCTCTGTGTGTGACGGGGTGCCTGGGGGTGGGAGGTGAGTGTGGGTTCGTGAGTGTGCACTCATGACAGACCCTCTCTCTGTGTGTGACGGGGTGCCTGGGGGTGCGGCAGGACCCCCCGGCCAAGCCCCCCACTCCCCCATTGCTCCGGGTGGTGTTCCTGGCACCTGGGCACCCCCATGGAGCCCGCGGTTCTCTCGGGGCCAGgtgtgcccatggcagagggccACACCGGGCACACACCCAGGGTGTCGGCCCTGGCTCTGCAGCGTTTCACCTCGCAGGGAAAGTTTTCCCGATGGCTCCTTCGGCAGTTTTTGGTGAAGGCAGCCCCGGCTGCTTCCCGGCTCCTCCCAGTGATCCCTCTGCTGCTATCACAGCGATGAAAACTTCACTGCAGGAGCAAAATGCGCTTCTGGAGCACAATTTGACACAGCACAAAGGCATGTTCTTCCCCCGGCCTCAtcccagcacagacacacaccTGGGGGTGCATCCCGGGATCCACGGGAGTCATGGGAGGGATTCGtttgcctttccctgcctcccACCTGGAGCCTCCATTGCCTGCTCCTCAGAGCTCAGCAATTGCTTCCTTCACCTTGCAGAAGCACTGCTGCCTCTAAAATTAAAATTCCCTCCTGAGGAACAAACTTGAGAGAAGGGGGAAAAGCAAACCAGCTCACATTAGGCAGAACTTGGATGAATGGCAAGAACCCCTCCCATCCTCCTCCATGGCAAGAAGCACATGAAAAACAGAGTTCTGAGGGTCACTGGAAAGGGCTCAAGAGGTTTGTGGGGGTGGCAGTCCGGGGGGGCCCTCACCCCCCCAGCTGCAGAATaactcccagcagcagcagagcgaGCACTGGGTGGGCAGGAAgcgggagcagctgcctcctgctggCTTTGTGAGCTTTTAAAGTCCTTTTCTTCGCTGAATCATCGAGATCCCTCTCATTTCCAGTGCTCCACCTGAGGCTGCTTTTCTCCCTGTCCCCCATGGCTGACCCCGTGCTGTCCCCTACCCCGatcccagtgctgatcctggccctgctgcactgctgggagcgctgcctgcagctcccagggcatcCCCACACCTGCTGGGGGCTCAAatgagaccccaaaatcccgtGAGGAGATGAAACCAGCCCCAGCAGTGACTGGATCCCAGCAGGGGGAATGGAGCTgccttccctgtgctgcctggctgctcatGGGGTCTCCCACCATTGTTATAAAGCTTCTAGAATTCGTGCTAGGACTTGGTGGGTCCAGGGGGTTCAGCTCATCAATTTGGGCTCCTTCCCTGTACGTGGGGCTGGGCTGTCTCTGAAAAACTCTTTCTATGCCatctcctggggctgcagaagCAGCACATGGAGGGACCAGGGGCTGTGGTAGGGAGAGatgcagcaggaggggctggtgCCCAGAGCATCActcagggggttttggggccaCCTTGTCTCAGAAAAGTGAGCCCGTGGCTCTGGGCAGAGAtttctgctcctgcacagccactgccatggccaggagcagGCACAGAGAGAGGAAGCTCCCTTCACCCCTTGCCCCCATGGCttgcactgtggctggtaatgTTTTAGACCATTTATCTTTAGGATTAGTAATTTAATTGCAGGAAAGACAGCAATTCTGACAAGTGTATCTTGGATTTGTGTTTTATTTAGGAAGCTCaacttgaaaaattaaaaataccctTTTATTCCTGCTCCCTTCATAAATTACTGACAAATCCAGCGCTGATGGGCCCCGTGCACCGCCTGGGGATTCATTATCGTCACTTTTAGGGCTGTCACTCTCTCCTCCTCTAGTCAGGAATGTGAGGAGCGAAGTGTTAATGATGCTTTCAGGGATGCCAAACTCACCCCTGGGCTGCGCTCGCTGCACACAGAGGCACAGATCCGAGGGGGAGTCGGAGAGGTTCCTAATTAGGTGCTTTTGGTACTCGGAGCCTCTGTCACATGAGCAGCAGCTCACACGCGGCAGCTGCTGCATCTCTGGCCCGGCAACTTCAGCACAAAGGTGTGGCCGAGCttccagcagcatctcctgagGAACCGGCGGGATTTGCGGGCCACTTTGCTCCTTGGGGGCTGACACCCGCTCTGCTCCTCGCCCATCCTCACAAAGAGCCGTGCCAGGGTGCAGACGAAGCTCTGGTGTGCCCCTGCTGTGCTTCTCCATGTGCTGGGGGGAGGTGGCAGccgtggggctgctggggctgctgctgcccgtcCCGCTCTGGAGAAGGCATCTCATGGGCTGACGAACCTGAGATTGACCCTGATGTTTCACCATTCTCAGGTTAGACAGTCCTCGAGGTGCCCCTCGCTGGGCCAGCTGCCGAGCCCCCTGCCTTGTGCCTTGTGCCTCACACTGTGTGCTTGCCCAGGAAAAATTTGGAGGAGATAAGAAAGAGCAGCTCCTTGTCTCTGTTTTTGTGGTGGGGTTGTCTGTGGGACCCACCCAAACCTCCTCACATTGCCCTGCATGCTCCCAGGGAATCAAGGAATCACAGAACCTTTTgtgttggaaaagccctctaagatcaCCAAGCCCAACCATTCCCTCAGCATGGCCAAaaactaaaccatgtccccaagtgccacatccacgcttcttttaaatccctccatgGAGGGTGACCCCCCCACTGCCTTgtgcagcctgttccagggctGGACAACTCTTCTGGTGAAGAAGTTTTCCCTCATATCCAACATAAACCCTTCCCAGGTGCAATTTGAGGttgtttcctctcatcctgtcacttgttacctgggagaagagaccatcccacctggctacaccctcctttcagggagttgaaggaaaaaatgaatGTTAGAAGCTTATCAATCAAAATGAATGAACTTAGTACGAAACTGAAAGGAAGTGTTTTTCCACTGACAAGCTCCATGCAAGAAGTGAGGGAGCCCGGAAAGCTGTCACAAAAATCACAGTGAGAGGAATCTGTAACCTGTTTTCATCTCCTTTCTGGATTTCTTGCTTTGGGTCCAAACACCCTCCCATTTCTGTGGTGGGGACTGAGCCAGAATCAGCTCTGAGTACTCCACACACAGCCAAGACCATTCAGCAGAGGGACTCTGGATTTCcttcagagaaaaggaagaaaaatctttCTGACAGGAGCAAGGGAATTGTGGAACCACTGCCCAGCTTTACCTTCTCTGCTACCTCCACTGGAAATCTGAGCAGCTTTGGGGGATTTTAACTTTTGTACTATGGGCTtgcaaagatgaaaaaaaagcgGTAAAAGCCAATTAGAATTAGTTTTTTCCAAGCAAGGTTGAAGTTTTAGTAAGTTTGGTACAGAGAGTAAAGTATGGCAGAATCCTCTCAATTGGCCCCAAGAACAGTGGAAAATGCTTCCAAAAATAGCCAGGAATCATttgcagaaggaagaaaaagaaggtgCAGGGCAGTGCCTGCCTTACctgtgaagccaggaccaggtCCCCTGCCAGccgctgccagccctggcccctctgGCCTGCTCTCCTCCCCCTGCCACCCCCATGCTCTCTTTTATAGCCTTTCTTGTCCCccggctgagctgagctgggccacAGCAAGCTGCCACGCTCTCTGCTGGCTTCCTGTTTGCTCATCGAGCGGCTGCGGTAAAATTTCCATTACACGCTGGACAGGCAGGGTGGCAGAGAGAAGTGAGGCAAGAAATGGAACCCCAACACGTATCTGAGTTTTAGTGGTTCTCTCAACTCTTTTGAAAACGAGAAAGTGCTGTCAGATGGAGACAGGGGTGAGAAGGGGTGTCCTGGCAGTGTGGGAACTGAAGGCCGTGCTGCAGTCTCAGTCCAGCTGCTCTGAGttccccctcctgtccccaagGAATAGAGAAGTCATGCTCCTCTGTTCAGCAAGAAGATCCTCCTTACCACCCCAAAAAAGTGTTTCCCAAATGCTGCTTCACTGAACGGAGCCACAAAGTTCTGTCCTGCTCTGACCAGAGCTTGTGGGGTTGTCTGCATCCCCCTTCACTCTGTCTCAGCCAGCAGATCCTCCAGCAATGCATAACCCAGAGAGGAAAGATCTGGATGACAGCAATTTATTTCAATCTTTCATTTATCCTCAGTGTGTGCAGAAGAACCATTTTGGTTGTAAAATAGAGGAGGGtaaagggaaaggaggaaaactgCTATGAAAATATGGAACCTGTCAAAGTATCCATGCCCATCTGGAGCTGTGTCTCTTGGTCTGGAGGGGAAAGACTCCATGGCTGGAACAAGAGGAGCTTTAAATCCCTTCCATCTCCTTGTGCGAGTCTATGATTCATCAAACATAAACTGAAAAttccctgcaatgagcagggacacctcccactatcccaggttacTCCAAGCCATTCCCAACCTGGccatgaacacttccagggatgcggcagccacagcttctctgggcaacctgtgccagggccttgcCACTGAgacaaggaagaatttcttcccagtgTCCAATCTAACCCCACCCTCTGCCAGTTTGGAGCCATTCTCACTTGGTACTGTCATCTCACGCCCTTGTTCAAAGGCATTGAGGTCAAATAAAGCCTTTTAAATATCTTTGATGTTTCTGAATGCCTCTGCAAGTGAGTTTGGCCAAGGATCGCTCTAAGCAGCAGATGGCTTAGATGAGTTTGATTTAAGGCGCTGCTGAACAAGTTTCCAGTTGCACCAGATAAACACTTTCGTGTCTGGCCTGTTGGATGTATCGGCTGATCACTGTGCACAGCACTGCTCATTCAACAGCTTCAAAATACCCCATTTTTTAGCACTGTTTCGATATCGACTTCTGAAAACCGCCTCTGCTAACGGAGCAGGTTGTTTGATGCCAGCCCTGACAAATCTCCTTGTTTATAATACATggaaattcagcattttttttaacatttggCCAAGATTGTGCCCTGCAGAGCCATGGGCTGGACATGCCAGGTCTTGAAGGTCTGGAGAGCTGTGACACACTGCTCACCCGGACCCAGGTCCAGGAGGTGaccttcacagcacagcccactCCTGCAATGAATTGCCAAGTTCTCAGATGAGTGCTGGCGTCAGCACACAGGTTTCAGCCCACAAGATCTGTGTCTTTCTGTACAAATAGGAATCAAGCATCTAACAAGCTCAAAAGGAAATTGAATTTGTCTTCTGACCCATTGTTCCCCTGGCTCCTTTCCAGCCCCGAGAAGCCCACAAGAGGggcagcccccagcactggagctcCGCGTGCTATTACCTCAGGCAAGGAGAGATTTCATCTATTTCAGAGAAAAGCGAGCCCATCtgctgcagaaagagaaaacacaacCCGAAAGTCCTTGTCTCAGGTGTTCCTGCCTCGAAATGACTGTGGTTGCTCTTTGATGGTCAAGCAGACATTGTTCTCCTTTTttctgttggcttttttttcctgttggctttttttttctgctggcttttttttttttttaactgctcgGATCTATTTTTAGTGATGAGGGGATGGTGCTCAGGAGGCTCTGCCGTGGGTCACCTCGGCATGTGGGTTTGGGTCACTCTGGATGCCAGGCAGGAAGCGAAGCACAGCTACTCCTGGTGGTCCTGCCACGGGCAGTGGGACCCTGAAGACGGTGgggggctgcaggtgctgctgagaGCAGGGGTCCCACATAGGGGGTTTGGGATTGTGATGGTGGCAGGCAGATGAAGACACTGCCAGAAACGGGGCTCCTGCCATGGGAGGTGGAACCCAGCAACAGCAgggtgctgcagctgagcccaCGGGCACCTCGTGATAGCAGTAAACCaaatacccttttttttttttgtctgatttaATGAGACACCTGGAAGTATGGTTtgcaatgaggaaaaaaaagttttttttttttttcttttttcagtccTTTTCTCCAGTGTCTCTGTGTTATGGAGGAGGCATTAGGGAGTGTCGCCATGTGCCACatgctcctggcagggctgtccaACAGCAGGTGGGAGATGGAGCAGTGCCTGTCCTAGTCAGGGTTTGTGCAGCAGTGGGCTCAGCCATGCTCAAAACCCACcactttttcaatttttttcagctTGAAAACGTGGCATGACCATGGCGGGGCGGTTTGCGCTggtgcagagccctgctgcaTCCGCCACGCTGCTGTGATGAAGCCTCACGGCCGGAACTGTCCAGAAAGCCTTAGACTGATACTTTGGCAAGAAAAGAGTGGTTTTTGTTGTGTTCCACCACCCCAGCCCGTGGCCAGCATGGCCTCAGAGCCTGCGGCTGGGGGGGCAGTGAGGCAcaggcagaggggagggagggagggagccgCCCGCCGCCCACGCAGTGTTTCCGACGTGGCATTTGCTGCCAGCAGTTTgttacaaacaaaacaaattctgCTTTGTACCCCTGAAACTAAATTAGGTCTGATAGTGCTGATAATGGCGGCGTGAGGGAGAGGAACGTGGCGGGCTGACAGGGAGCGTGAGGGATCCAAGATGGCGCCGGGCCGTGAGGGCAATGGCGGCAGCGGGGGCGGAAGCCACCAGAAACGGCGTTTGAGGATGAATCAGCCATGGCTGCCTCAAGCAGGCGCAGTGTGGGAGCACAGAGGATGGCTCCATATAttccagaggcaggagcagcccacgGGGTGGGAAGGGAGGTGATGGCTCCATGTttgccagaggcaggagcagttgcccagtgggagctgctggcatgggcacagggctggtttactgaagaaaaataatcacaGAAGCATAGAATATGATTAATTGATCCATAGAATATGctgaagggacccatcaggatcattgagtccaactcctggccatGCACAGGACAAaaagtcacaccatgtgcccaagAGCCTTATCCAAACCCTTCTGAAACTCAGACAG
This Passer domesticus isolate bPasDom1 chromosome 16, bPasDom1.hap1, whole genome shotgun sequence DNA region includes the following protein-coding sequences:
- the LOC135282139 gene encoding corticoliberin-like produces the protein MRVRMISAASVLVLLFLPSETCSPLQWPRGPSRRLTLAPQLTWEPWMGAPRAPVPAAEPLPQRLCLFHGAELAPAPRARRALQTGKRRDGKPNSLDLTFHLLREFLEMSREERLAQKALSNKLLLQSIGK